GGTAGAAAGCAGGGGTAAAATGGTGTCTGAGGTGAGGTAAGAGATGAAGGGGAGCGGCGAGGGAGGCTGCGGTCCTGCGGGCTGAGGCGGCCGGTCGGCCAGGGTCACTTCGGCGATGGTGAAAGTTTCACCCTCTGCCTGGCTCAGCTCAACCAATACCTGGCCACCGGCGTTAACCACCTTACAACCCTGGACAAAGTTGCAAGACAGCCGCATGCGATTGGCCTGCGGCAGATATTTAAGCAACCAGGGCGCCGCCGGAACCATTGACAACAAACTGCCGAAGCCATTGGGAAGATCGGTTTCAATGTGGCCGCAACCCACGGTGTTGACGGTAGGCACGCCCAGCCAGGCAGTTTGTTCATTAATCATATCGCCAAACACCCTCCGGCCAATACCTTTGAGTGGAGCCACCAACGGCCCCATGTGGTCCATAGTCACCTGATCGCCATTGGGAAAGTGATAGGTGGGATTGGTTATATCGAGGGGGCAACTACTGATGAGCATCAGGTCAATTTGGCCGGCATACTGCCGCCACAGGTTTAGATGACCCACGTCCCAGCAAATCAGCATCCCTATCCGCCCCAGGTCTGTATGGGCAATGGTGAGGCCACGCCCCGGCCTAAAGTAGCCCCGTTCCCAGCCACAGGGATACTTTTTGTCATACCGCCACATCCGTTCATCGGGCGAAAAGAGCAATAGTGAGTTATACACATCCGCCCGGTCCAGCAGCAGCAACGATCCGGCCAGGTGGATATTCAAATAGGCCGCCATATCGCGCAGCCAATTGACCGTTGGCCCGTGGAGGGGTTCGGCAAAATAATGATTGCTATCGGCGTAAGTATAGCCGGTATTGAACAGCTCCGGCAGCACAACCAGGTGGGCGCCGCTATCCGCGGCATTGGTAACCAAAGACTCGGCGCGGGCCAGTCGTTGGGAGGGCCGGGCAGGGTTGGCATCCATTTGAACGGCGGCGATTTTGAGAGTGCGAGGCATGTTAGTCTCCTGAAATTATACCGTTATATTAAAAAGTCTATCCGGCTAGAGGATAGACTTTTGGAGGCAAGTGGGCAAATAATCTGGGCCATACCCTATTTTTATTCTTCCGTGGTGAGCAGAGGCTGAGAGCCGCCGGATAATTCAAAATCACTGCCAATGATGACGCGAAAATCCAGGTCGCTCTTGAGATTTGGACTACGGCGAATATTCTCTTCGGTTACGGCAAAGAGGGCGGTCAATACCTGCAAGGTATAGGTTTTACTTTCGTTGTACACCACGATAACTGTATGAGAATAAGTTCTGGTGTCGGCCGGGCCAAACTGAATGATGTTGAAACCTTGCTGTTTTAGGTAGAGGGCAGTCTGGGAAGCCAGATTAGGCACGTTAGTCCCATTTTGCACTACCAGGCGGGCATCCTCTTGCCGTAAAAACTCTTTTATCTCCTGCTGAAGTTGGGCTTGCTGCTCAATTTCCTCGGCCCGAGCCTGGGTCTGGGCGGTTTGGGCGGCTTCTACCTCGGCTTGTTGAGCAGGACCTTCTGCCGGAGGGGCCGGTTCTGATTCGGCAAACATCTCATCAACTACAGCGCGGATTTTCTCGCGTAGGGGGAGTAGGACCTGGGCGCGGGTATCGGGCACAATGTAGTCAATGGTCATATTGACGTCAATTACGGCTGTTTGGATATTGTTTGTATCAATTTCATCAGCCAGTTGGGCCAATTCCACAATGTCTACCAGTTGTAAGTTGGTTTCCACGGTGCCGGCCATGGTACTCCATAACTCAGGAATTTTGGGAATCATATCAAGCTGGAGGGCTTTATCTCTGATGGCCAGCAAAACCTGCTGTTGGCGTTTAGCCCGGTCAAAGTCTACCCCAACAGTAGCCCGGGTCCGGGCATAACGCAAGGCGTCGTAGCCATTCAGGGTATGGCGTCCGGCTTCAATGTAAAACGGGTCGTAGCCATAGTTGTTGTCAGGATATTTGGGGTCGTTAATGGTTTCGGGCACGTCAATGTCAATCCCGCCCAGGGTATCAACGATGTTGCGGAAGCCTTCAAAGTCAACTTTCACGTAAAAGTGAACCGGCACGCCCAGGTTGTATTGGATGGTTTTCATGGCCAGCGCCGGGCCGCCGCCGGGATAACCGTGCTGGTCGCCCAAAAAGTGGGCCTTATTGATCCGGTCTTCATCAAAACCGGGAATGGAGACGTATAAGTCGCGGGGCACCGACAACATCCCGGCCGTTTTTGAGTTGGGGTCTACGGTGACCAGAATCATAGTATCGGTGCGGGCGTAGACCTCATCGGGGCGCCGGTCAATACCCAGCAACAAAATGTTGACCCGTTCTTTACGTTCATAATCGGGTAAAGGCACGCCGGTTACCCCGGTTTGTCCTGTTTCTCCGCCGCGCGCCACGGGCAGGGGAATGGGCGCATTCTCATCCCCGGTCAGGGGCAATGCGCCCAGCGGTAGGGCTAATTCAACATAAGGGACGGTGGGCAAATTGGTTCTGGCGGCAAGTTCTTTGACGGTATTTTTTACCACAAAATAAAACAGGTAGCCTGTATACGCGCCGCCCAATAAAAAAAGGAACACCATTCCCACCACCAGACCCTGGGTGAGCCAGGGGGGAATGACAACCGGCTGATATGATTTTGAATGTGTAGCCATACCTCAAATTATATCATAGTCCCCAAAGCAGGCAAAATTGCTTAAGCCAATTGGCTTAGACCCTGATAACCCCACCTGCGACAATTTTTTGTATTGTAACCATCAAAACAACGCAACCTAAACAGGGGAACGAAGATAGTTTGGGAACAAGAAAAAAGAGGCGAGAGCTTTTCTCTCGCCTCTTGGTTGGCTCACCAGGGTTGCCTGTACCCGCTATTGAGGCTACGGGTCAGGCGCTCACTTTCCCGTTTACAATTAATGCATAGGGTTGTTTCTGGAAAAATCTCCAGTCGTTCTGGTTCAATCTTGTTGCCGCATTTTTCGCAAATACCATATCCAATCTCTTCAGCCTGCTTCAGGGCGTGGTCAATCCCTTCAATCTTTCGTTCTAGCGAAAAAATGAGGGCCTGTATTTTATCGCGTTCTATCAAATCGGCGGCGGCATCGTCAATATCTTCCAGTTCAAATTCAGCCTTTAAATCCTCACGCAAATGATTCAACTCGTTTAAAGCCTGTTCCCGTTCTTGTTTGAGGATAGTTAGTTGTGACTTGGTGATCTTTCTGGTCATAGCTTCATTGCTCCTTTAGCGGATATGTTCCCTGATTGGAGATGGCGTGATGGTTTCTGGTTTTTTTGCCGGGCACATCCTTTGACACTCTACACCGAGCCTTGCTTACCCACACCAGCACAGCAGACGGAAAATTTGCGCGAATTTATACCACAAATATGCCAATACGTCAATCAGACATCAGTAATATGTTAACTATTTCAAGCTTTAACAGGCAGCAAAACCCTTTCCCCAAAAAATCCCCGGCTCAAACCAGGGATTTTTTGGCCATAAAATTGGAGATGGTTTCCAACTCCGTTGACACTTTTTACCCGACTTCTAAATGGTTATTTCAAGATATAATACGTTCCCTTTTTATCGCCAATTTTTAGCAGTAAGCCCTTATCTATCAGGTCAACCAGGTCCAAACGCAGCGTTTCGGGGTTGATGTCGGGGCAAAGTTGGCGGTAATCTCGATTGGTAATCCGGCCGTACTGTTCGACAAAATTCATCGCTCGCATCTGGCGTTCGTTCATATTGCTTGGCCAATGTTTAACCGGAACGCGTTCCAGGGTGTTGTGCAGCCGCACCGTAAAAGAATAGGGCTTGGCCTCAAAATCTGGGGCCGCATGGCCATGTTCCAACATTTCTTCGATCATGCGGTCAATGCCCAGCCCCAACTCTTCAATATAACCCCATTGGAACAGCCCGGCCACCAGGCGGGGGTTCCGCGAAAAATGCTCCTCAACAATATTGTCCAGGGTGATGTAGCCGGGCAAACCGCCGGGGCTGATCACCTCTAGCCGGTCTTCATACATCCGAATTTCAACCCGCCGCCCGCTCAGGCGATAATCGCGGTGACAAACGGCATTAACAATGGCCTCGCGCACGGCAAAGGGAGGATATTCGGGCACTTCTTCCCGCTTCAGGCCGGTGACCACGGCTTCCACGTGCATCTCTTCGGTGACCAAATTCCAGGATCGCTCGATGATGCGAGCCAACGGCCCTTCAATTTCAACGCGGCGGCCATAGCCGGCCAAACCATCGCGGCCACGCGCCTCTGTGCTTAAAAATTTTACAAAAATAACTCCGCTTTGCGGCAAAAAGGCCTGAGGATGCTTGCCAAACAAAAGCATCCCGGTCACCGTGGGCGTGCCGTCGTCGAGCATGGCCCCTATTTCAACCAGGTGCTCCTGAAGGTTATCTCGAAACGGGCGGGCGC
The DNA window shown above is from Anaerolineae bacterium and carries:
- a CDS encoding carbon-nitrogen hydrolase family protein; this translates as MPRTLKIAAVQMDANPARPSQRLARAESLVTNAADSGAHLVVLPELFNTGYTYADSNHYFAEPLHGPTVNWLRDMAAYLNIHLAGSLLLLDRADVYNSLLLFSPDERMWRYDKKYPCGWERGYFRPGRGLTIAHTDLGRIGMLICWDVGHLNLWRQYAGQIDLMLISSCPLDITNPTYHFPNGDQVTMDHMGPLVAPLKGIGRRVFGDMINEQTAWLGVPTVNTVGCGHIETDLPNGFGSLLSMVPAAPWLLKYLPQANRMRLSCNFVQGCKVVNAGGQVLVELSQAEGETFTIAEVTLADRPPQPAGPQPPSPLPFISYLTSDTILPLLSTPTYRRGLRRVWGKHMAPVEPAAKRRLALLGICLAIVLLAVWLLSRPPAKTWDASATKN
- a CDS encoding LCP family protein, which produces MATHSKSYQPVVIPPWLTQGLVVGMVFLFLLGGAYTGYLFYFVVKNTVKELAARTNLPTVPYVELALPLGALPLTGDENAPIPLPVARGGETGQTGVTGVPLPDYERKERVNILLLGIDRRPDEVYARTDTMILVTVDPNSKTAGMLSVPRDLYVSIPGFDEDRINKAHFLGDQHGYPGGGPALAMKTIQYNLGVPVHFYVKVDFEGFRNIVDTLGGIDIDVPETINDPKYPDNNYGYDPFYIEAGRHTLNGYDALRYARTRATVGVDFDRAKRQQQVLLAIRDKALQLDMIPKIPELWSTMAGTVETNLQLVDIVELAQLADEIDTNNIQTAVIDVNMTIDYIVPDTRAQVLLPLREKIRAVVDEMFAESEPAPPAEGPAQQAEVEAAQTAQTQARAEEIEQQAQLQQEIKEFLRQEDARLVVQNGTNVPNLASQTALYLKQQGFNIIQFGPADTRTYSHTVIVVYNESKTYTLQVLTALFAVTEENIRRSPNLKSDLDFRVIIGSDFELSGGSQPLLTTEE
- a CDS encoding TraR/DksA C4-type zinc finger protein, producing MTRKITKSQLTILKQEREQALNELNHLREDLKAEFELEDIDDAAADLIERDKIQALIFSLERKIEGIDHALKQAEEIGYGICEKCGNKIEPERLEIFPETTLCINCKRESERLTRSLNSGYRQPW
- a CDS encoding putative DNA binding domain-containing protein, yielding MIDNLLKRGQGQTVAFIPYPEINLLAETMAAFANTDGGTILIGLNEQGQVVDYMMDEEVEGKLAQALVMCRPPVATEWDQYDLPGGTVVALKIARSPELHALADGRVLTRLGPKNCPLGGEAIRHLAATKSSGDFEREPVVGATLVDLDKDVLDEYLRHRSERGARPFRDNLQEHLVEIGAMLDDGTPTVTGMLLFGKHPQAFLPQSGVIFVKFLSTEARGRDGLAGYGRRVEIEGPLARIIERSWNLVTEEMHVEAVVTGLKREEVPEYPPFAVREAIVNAVCHRDYRLSGRRVEIRMYEDRLEVISPGGLPGYITLDNIVEEHFSRNPRLVAGLFQWGYIEELGLGIDRMIEEMLEHGHAAPDFEAKPYSFTVRLHNTLERVPVKHWPSNMNERQMRAMNFVEQYGRITNRDYRQLCPDINPETLRLDLVDLIDKGLLLKIGDKKGTYYILK